The sequence tcagaatatattgcacctataccattctcaaaaccttggcctacccccataccctgtaagttctttttcataaaactccaagaaatattgtcaaaagctttctccgcatccacaaatatcaggactgctttggtatttatattcacttctaacttttccaaaatgtcaattatgttcctcaaattattagataaatgtcttcccggtagaaagcccgcttggtccttatgaatctcttcaatcaatacttttctcagtctcttagccaaaatgtcagcaaaaattttgtaatccacatttagtaaggatatgggatggtagttcttaagttgagtcttttcagtttccgttttcggtattagtgtaatataagcctctttccacaattctggtgccctttttccttccaaaatttcattgcagacttccttcaaaggttgtaataaccactctttcaaagatctataatatctggaagtcagcccatccagtcctggagacttgcctagttgcatattttgaatggcaccttctatcacctggtcagatattttgcaattcaacattagtttgctttcttgtgagattttttgtaatccatttgctTTCAAGAAacaatcaatgtccatttcattctgtggcccttgtgcatatagttgtttgaagtacttctggaagcaatttctaatctcatttggattatgtatgtcttttccttctacttccaaatttatgatggtatttaatttttgtctttttttcaattgccaagccaataatttcccacatttattcgctgattcaaatatcttctgtctcatttgtttaattttccattctatttcctgattcatcaattccatatattgtacttgataaagttttatttctctcaaaatctcctgcgactttggctttactctcaattttttctccccttcttttattttctccaaaattttatcttttttctcatttcgacttctcttctttattgcattctgttgtatcaagaaccctctcatcacagctttacttgcatcccagattactcttttttcaacatttgttgacatatttatttcaaaatagtctttcaaagttttttgggccttcttatatacttcttcatctctaaatagggtgtcattcatcctccatctaaaggtgccggttgttgtttgcttcatctccatctttacggcattatgatcagagcaagttttggggcagatttccactttttttatctttggtgccattcctctagtaatccaaatttggtcaattctagtccatgtcatcttggcttcagagaaaaaagttccctctctccccagggggttcttagttctccagatgtcaatcaagtccatattgtcagtcatttcaaagaaagtttttggtagtctaccatctttggtgactacctgtttttgtgccttgtccatgtttgtagatacgactccattcatatcccccatcaggattatattatagtccatatagtccaaaagggtctcgtgcaacttcttaaaaaattcagatttcccctcgttcggtgcatacacccctacaatcaaaaatttctctccttgaagttgaatttcaattgccaaatatctttcttgttcatctttgaaaattaatttcggtaaaagtttctcctttgcgtatatcaccactcctctctttttgaccttgtcagacgaaataaactcttgtcccaatctcttgctgataagtattttcctgtgaagcctcattacatgtgtttcctgtaaacatatcaagtccaactgttcttttcttaaaatatgaaaaacaccttttctctttcgaggggagttaatgTTTGTGCCACTTTTTCTAGGCACGTCCATGACTTCCAGACACGGGTGCTAGCagatcttcttttttctttttctttttggttccaccactttccccaggaaaatccactgtttgctgctgaatcagaataaatgtcaatcaggttttccatggattgctgtttgttccgattcagcagtaaacagtgggcTTCCccggggaaagaaaaaaattgtgctcagacctgtgcctggaagtTACAGAGACCTGTGCTTAGAAATTGCAGCACGAACGGAAGCATGGAAAAGCCCATATTCCACAATCTAGTGCTGAGCAAAGGACACTGAGATCATAGTGGTCCCCCAAACCCCCGCCCAGAGGACAGAAACATGACTCATGTTAATGTAAGTTCAGTGTTGTGGGCACAACTCTATTGAACTCCCTCTCACTAGAAGTTCGAGAGGCACCACCCATACTGAGTTTTAGACACCTAGAGACCTTTGCATCATGAATACTTATCTGACGTTTTAAATTTTCTGatgtttttaaatagattttaaatttctgagatttttaatttttttagatttaatttacattttaatCTTTGGTGCTTTTGAGACCTGGATGGTGAAAAgcagggtattttttttaaaaaaaacacacattaaaaaggtaaaggtaaaggacccctgacagttaagtccagtcacagacaactctggggttgcagcgctcatttcgctttacaggccgagggagccggtgtttgtccgcaagcagtttttctgggtcatgtggccagcatgactaaaccgcttctggcgcaacaccgaaaccagagcagcacacggaaatgccattttttaccttcccaccggagcggtacctatttatctacttgcactttttttggcgtgccttcgaactgctaggttggcaagagcagggactgagcaacgggagctcaccccatcatggggatttgaaccaccaaccttccgatcagctagcccaacaggctcagtggtttagaccacagccccacccgcatccctcaaatACATAGAATACCCTACAtggtaacctccagatgttgttagactccaaatcccatcagtctcagccaacaacatctgaaagccaCCATGTTGTCTACCCATGATATAGGGTCAGAGAAGGCGTACAATTGGCTTACAAGAGGCATACATGATGGTAAACTTCTCGGAAGCAGAAGAACCACGCCTAAAAGCCAAAATAAAGCATGCCAATTTTAACACACTATCCAATGATGCATTCACAAAGTTGCATCAAAAAGATAAGATATTTTTCTCAGTTCAACACTGCATCAACTCATATTTAATTTACACAGTTACAAGAGCAGATCCCGGTTAAAAAGGGTGGCAGCCCTAAATGATTGCATGGGCAACAATTACATTTGTACTCATTTTGACAGAATCACGATATATgtatattgttgtaaacaaaaatctgcctttttcccttatggggtatccaagaacctacataaggactctgtatgggctcttggataccccaataagggaaaagggcatatttttgtttgcaacaatatgtatatatatgtatatacatacacacacccagagagagatagagagagagagtcagacgTACAAATTAGCCCTGAGAGAGCAAAACTGTTAGATTTCGTCTCCGTAATATACAATGCTTCATTTCATATGCCACTATGCGTTTGCAAAAGCCTTCACCTCTGTGCACAGACAGCTTTGCAAAGAAGTGATTGCTATATTTCTTCCATGCTGTTggaagcaaagcaggaagcaCTAACTAATCAATGTTCCCAAGTGCAACAACCATCAGAAGCCTGCTGGGGCATTCTGTGACTTAAGCCAGCCataaaacaaagccttgtttgtgGGTAACTATAGACAGAGTAGGTTTTAATGAGCACACTGTGCTCAGGAGACCTTTCCTAAATAAGAGAGTCTTCTCTAGGGTTTAAGAAGCAAAGCGTGCTGTAATAAAATCCTGTCAGCCATGTAGTCATATGTGTGTATATTTTAGCCTATTGGTTTTTCCAACAAAGAATTATGGAGCGGTTGAGATTTTTGACTGTGTGTGAAATGGCAACAATCTTGGTTACTATTGCCATCAAACATACATGGGACTTCCATTCCGGTTCTTTGCCCCTATCATAACctagttgtgttgttgttgttgttgttgttgttgttgttgttgttgttgagatttACATACCGCCCTCAGCTTTGCTGTCTCCTTCTATAGAAGAGCAACAAAATGAAAGGTCTTAACTTTGGCTTCCTTCAGcagtgtagtacagtggtacctcgggttacatacgcttcaggttacagactctgctaacccagaaacagtgcttcaggttaagaactttgcttcagggtgagaacagaaattgtgttccggcggcgcggcagcaggaggaggccccattagctaaagtggtgcttcaggttaagaacagtttcaggttaagcacagacctccagaaggaattaagtacttaacccgaggtaccactgtatatatatttccaCAAAGACTGAaagattaattttttaaaaaaaatgaagtgggGGAAAAACAATTTTGGAGTTGCTTCAGTGTCTGAAATATGGATTCTACAGGGAATCCAAAACTAGACACAGAAAAAGCAGATTACTTTTCTTTTCAATGCAGAAATATTCAGAAGTTCTAAACAAAGGAGGAATACATAGCAAAATTGATCCCTGAAGAGATAATCTAAGGAAATTCAAAGACATGGTGAATAAGTGTAAAACAGCAGGAAGCAGAGGCATTTCGGAGTGAGTCACAGAACAATGCTGTGAGTTCTTCACTTCATATCATGCAGATGAGGATAGTTTTGCATATTGGGGCTTTTCTTGGTGGTGCTTCTTATAAAGCCTGGAGAGAGAATGACAACAGCTTGTTCCAAATTGTGCTTTTCGGTGACACATACAGGTTTCCCCCCCCTGCTTGAAACTGGGGGAGGCTAAACTGGCAACAGGTTTCAAGAAGACACTTTCTGAGGGATTAAGGTGGAGTCTTAGGTGGGAGGTTGGCAGCCAAGAACAGAGGTTAGAGAGAATATATTTAAGTGATATTTTCAGCACAGGGAGCAATGCAGGAAATGGCTCCTTCTCACCCGGGCAAAGCAGCTTCTCATTTATATGTGGCACATATACCCCACACTTCATTTAGAAAGCTTAGAATGGCTCACTTGGGGATCCGTGATGAGCTGCAAAAGCATCATGTGCTCATGAATCATTTTCTAAGCCCGCTGGCAAAGAATCAGTGCCACAGTACTAGATTCTTTAAAATAGGGCACGGACTAGTGAGTGGAGAGGGAGAAGTCAAGGTAATCCAATCATCAAAACAATTTCTTTACAGAAATACTCATCTGGGTCCATCATCTCACGCAGATGGAATTGTGGCCTTTTGAGCAACTACTAGGGCAAAAAGGAATCCAGCAATTTATTTTACAAGATGCGATTCCTCTCATTTAAGTTTCTAAACTCCTGAAACTAAAATTTTGGGGAAAGAGACATAAATCTTGGATTTGCAGATGTAAGATTATGCATACTGCCAGCTTTGAAAATCTGAAGGAGTAGAATTTAGGATCCTCTTCCCAAGTTTCAAATTATCATCACCTGAACTTGGCCCATGATGAAAGTAAAGCCAgtgccatcctgggctcctttgaaggAAAGtcgggatagaaatttaataaataaatttcacaCCGTCATGTTCTAAGCCAAACAATATATTTATAGCCCAATCCTATGACGCTCTCTGAAGTTAAGTGTGAAACAGCTTAGAGGTTTTATGCACAATCAAGAGGTATACaagttttattaaataaataaataaaaagtctcATATAAAAGTTTGTAAATTTTCAGCCGCACATCTTCTCTGCAAGGTAGGTTTCCGAGTCTCAAAATCCAAAACAATTTAGCAAAGCTAAATACTTTGCAAAGTAACCAAGATCTGAGCTGTGATTTGACCTAGCGGCTCTCGATTCTGTGTGGCTTATTAAACGAAAGTGAAAGGGACCGGAACATTAGAAAAGTCAGGAAATTGAATTACTAcatcagaggaggagagggaagcaaGGGCGGAAATCAGCCATAAGGCCACGTCTCTTCAACCGGAGCACAGAAAAGATGTCAGGTCCGTCTATGTCAGTGCTAGCcattgtgttgggtttttttgccacAAGTGTGCCACAAGTCAAACTGAACATAAGAGTGCTCTTGCGAGCACCGCTTTATGCATGCAATTCTTGCAATTCTTGCAATTCTTGGTGTTGTTGCTTTTCCTTCCAAGTCTATTGAGCCAGGCAAACATGTTGTAACACAGATTGAGACAGGAAACCAACAGGGTAAGGCTGACTCTGTACCACAAGTCAGGCCCTGGTTCCTCCTGCTCTTCTCCAGGTATGCCAAAGATGCCCATCACCCGCTTGCGGCGCTGCCCACTTGCACTGTATTGTACTCTAAAAACTCAGAAGATAAAGACAAGGCAAacctaagcatttttttaaagcaatacagtcataccttggaaggtgaacagaatccgttccagaagtccgtttgacttccaaaaggtTGGAAAACCAAATGacagcttctgactggctgcaggacgctcctgcagccaatcagaagctgtggaaatcctgccggacgttcggcttccaaaaacggttcaaaaaccggaacagtcacttctgggttcgcgACGATCCGGAGCTAAaacgttcaggaactaagctgttcaaaaaccaaggtacgactgtattttagaACAAGCCTTGTGGTGTTTATGCCTATAGAAAAGCATGGTAGAAGTTTCCACAAACCAACCCCATGCCCACTGCCAAATACCTCTCCACAACAAGTATGCTGAAGCCTACCTGAAGAAGGTTCGTCCATTGAGAAGGCCTTGTTCTCCACAAACATGCTCTGGGATTTCTGTTCCTTGAGGATGGTTTCATATCCCACTCCCCGGGTGGGGTAGACATCTTCCTCGTAGATTTGCTCCGGTCCTGGCCGGATCACTTGGGAGATCTCTGGGATGACATagaagaaaataaagacgcaggcGTTGGAGACGAGAGCAATGGCCAACGTGGGGTCGTCCCAGGCCTGGCCTCCTTCCTGCTGGTTGCCGTAAATGTACATCACAATCCACACAACCCAGATGgccatagagagggaggtggtGAGGAGAACAAAGATGGCGTGCTTCCTCCAGTGCTTGTAACGTCCACACAAGACAGGCCACGAGGCAACGAAGGCAAGCACTTGCAGGAACATGACGTAGATCAGCGCCATGACAAAGTCTTCATTCTTCACCCGGCAGGGGTCCTTGGGCGAATCGTCGCCCCTCACCACAGTGATGATGAGCCACTCAGCGTTGATAATGACCTCCACCAAGACGAGGAGCAGGGCCATGCCAAAGGTGACCCAGCCCCGGGGCCCATGGTTCCGCCGGGCGAGGAAATTGAGGCTGAGGGAATGCGCCACCAGGCAAGAGAAGCACACGGCGAAGAGGACGCCGAAGAGGAAACGTCGCGAGGCGCACGTGGAAAAATCTTGCTTCACGATGAAGGCAAAAGTCAAACAGAAGAGCCCAAAGGTGCCAAACAACAGGAAGGCTTGCGTCCCTATCAAGCTCTTCTTCCGATAGTCCTGGACAAACGGAACGCTGGCCACAAGGACGACGGTGAGGACAAAGGTGGTCACGACACCAAAGGCGGCTACCGCCTCCAGCACGACGCCCCAGGCTGACGACAGGTCGCACAGGTTGTAATAGATGGACGGCAAGTCCTTGCCACAGCCTGCCGGCGGCGATGGAGTCACTTCCGCCAAGCATACTTTGGTGGGAAGTCCCAGGAGCCAAAGGTATGGCAGCAGCGCCTTGGGTATACCCATCGTTTTGGAGCGATGACACATATTCTTTGGCACTTTGAGAAAGAACTGAAAAATAGGAGGGAAAAGACAAGGTTAGCATATCCAAAAGAAAGCGTATTGTTATCAGAACTGGGCAATTTTGTAGTATCGATGGTGGTGTTTGGTTATATAACAGAACTGGTGATGGTCTAcgccagcgtttcccaaacttgggtctccaggtgtttttggactccaactcccatcactcctagcaaGTAGGACCAgtgggccagggatgatgggatttgtagtccataagcagctggcgacccaagtttgggaaaccctggtctatacCCTGCTCGGCCCCCTGTACCAGCACTGCTAGGCTCTGTCGGAGGTTTAGGAGACCagctactgtacagtggtacctcgggttaagaacttaattcattccggaggtccgtgcttaacctgaaactgttcttaacctgaggtaccacttaagctaatggggcttcctgccgctgccgcccaatttctgttctcatcctgaagcaaagttcttaacttgtactacttccaggttagcagagtctgtaacctgaagtgtctgtaacctgaagcctctgtaacccgaggtaccactatactgcgtTAACCAACAATTAGTCCAGAGAGCAGGGTGACACTGGTGGTGACAGAAGCATTAAAAAACTGAAAAGGCAAGGGCCATGATTCATTTGGTACAGCATATAATGTACCTGGAAAGATGTAATGAACTTAAGAAGagcgttgctggatcaggccaaaaattccatctagtccaggcatccccaaactcagccctccagctgttttgggactacaactcccatgatccctagctagtaggaccagtggtcagggatgatgggaattgtagtcccaaaacagctggagggccacgtttggggatgcctgatctag comes from Podarcis raffonei isolate rPodRaf1 chromosome 2, rPodRaf1.pri, whole genome shotgun sequence and encodes:
- the GPRC5C gene encoding G-protein coupled receptor family C group 5 member C isoform X2; translated protein: MCHRSKTMGIPKALLPYLWLLGLPTKVCLAEVTPSPPAGCGKDLPSIYYNLCDLSSAWGVVLEAVAAFGVVTTFVLTVVLVASVPFVQDYRKKSLIGTQAFLLFGTFGLFCLTFAFIVKQDFSTCASRRFLFGVLFAVCFSCLVAHSLSLNFLARRNHGPRGWVTFGMALLLVLVEVIINAEWLIITVVRGDDSPKDPCRVKNEDFVMALIYVMFLQVLAFVASWPVLCGRYKHWRKHAIFVLLTTSLSMAIWVVWIVMYIYGNQQEGGQAWDDPTLAIALVSNACVFIFFYVIPEISQVIRPGPEQIYEEDVYPTRGVGYETILKEQKSQSMFVENKAFSMDEPSSAKKPVSPYSGYNGQLLTSVYQPTEMALMHKGPVI
- the GPRC5C gene encoding G-protein coupled receptor family C group 5 member C isoform X1, whose protein sequence is MCHRSKTMGIPKALLPYLWLLGLPTKVCLAEVTPSPPAGCGKDLPSIYYNLCDLSSAWGVVLEAVAAFGVVTTFVLTVVLVASVPFVQDYRKKSLIGTQAFLLFGTFGLFCLTFAFIVKQDFSTCASRRFLFGVLFAVCFSCLVAHSLSLNFLARRNHGPRGWVTFGMALLLVLVEVIINAEWLIITVVRGDDSPKDPCRVKNEDFVMALIYVMFLQVLAFVASWPVLCGRYKHWRKHAIFVLLTTSLSMAIWVVWIVMYIYGNQQEGGQAWDDPTLAIALVSNACVFIFFYVIPEISQVIRPGPEQIYEEDVYPTRGVGYETILKEQKSQSMFVENKAFSMDEPSSAKKPVSPYSGYNGQLLTSVYQPTEMALMHKGPSEGPYDVILPRATANSQVMGSANSTLRAEDAYISQNKQAVAQKDGKSGQASSPYSKSRW